Part of the Candidatus Binataceae bacterium genome, ACCGATCGTCGGACCTGCCGGCTCAGTCGCGATCCTTCACGGCTACACCTGGCACAAGACCGGCGCTAACGTGTCGCGCGACAGTATCCGCCGCGCGCTGTTCGGATATTACGTGCGTCCGTTTCTTCGCGTGCAGGAGAATCACCTCGTCTCGGTGCGCGAGGAAGTATGGCATCGCGCATCGCCGACGTTGCGACATCTGCTGGGCGGCGACCTGTGGCTCAATTCGATCGGTTTCGTCGACGGGCCGCCCGAGGCGATGCGCAAGATGGCGTTCCCGCGCCGCGCCCAGGGCACCAAGCTCGGTGCGTTTACGCCCGAACCGCTGCGCGCGAAGTAAGGAGACTTTCCTCGCGCCACCGCGTGTGGTTCGCTTCAAAGTTCGGAGCGAATCACATGAATCCGAAAGATGTTGTCTCCGCGTGGGTCGAGGCTTTCAATCGCGCCGACGTTGATGCGCTCGCGGCGCTGTACACGGCCGATGCAATCAACCACCAGGTGGCGGAGGCGCCGGTCCAAGGCCGCGAGGCGATTCGCGCGATGTTCACGAGCGATTTCGCGCGCACGAAGATGATCTGCATCGTCGAGCACATCTTCCACGACGGCGAGTGGGCGATTCTGGAGTGGCGCGATCCTGAGGGCCTGCGCGGATGCGGCTTCTTTCACGTCGTCGAGGGCAAGATCGCTTTCCAGCGCGGTTACTGGGAC contains:
- a CDS encoding nuclear transport factor 2 family protein, with translation MNPKDVVSAWVEAFNRADVDALAALYTADAINHQVAEAPVQGREAIRAMFTSDFARTKMICIVEHIFHDGEWAILEWRDPEGLRGCGFFHVVEGKIAFQRGYWDKLSFLRLHHLPIPER